In one window of Arachis ipaensis cultivar K30076 chromosome B06, Araip1.1, whole genome shotgun sequence DNA:
- the LOC107647206 gene encoding uncharacterized protein LOC107647206 → MGATPFQPSILKVRLPKNFDKPTNMRYDGTKDPQEHLTAFEERMNLEGVGDAVRCRAFPVTLAGPAIRWFNALPQGSITAFADISQSFLAWFTTRIAKAKHPINLLGVTQKPGEPTRKFLDRFNDECLEIDGLTNSVASLCLTNGLLNEDFRKHLTTKHVCSMQEIQNVAKEYINDEEVSQVVAANKRQLPNPSARQAPQFDRYKEAPRDGTLAKQPPRVGRFTNYTSLTMPIVEGFGHKTQDCFDLKDALEQAIREGKLSEFSRLIRELRRQERERSEEDRSRTVKPRQESIGDSNNPQTFVVNIVVGRDSPPKSKSAAKKDTRVLSISTEGPVASKRSPTISFGLEDKWFHDLPENPPPIVVTVMVGTGLVRRIFVDTGADSNILFRNVFDAMGLKESDLKNHQHGVMGLSDNYIKPDGTISLPICLGTGDTRKSVMADFVVLRDSTAYNIILGRKTINKFSAIICTKFLTMKFITDKGTVGSIREDLETAIACDSASLSLRKECKRAAGMFLADLDVMMEDKPKPEPEGDMEKFQIGKSADQFTFVNRNLPHELKGPLMEVVRENGDLFAWTPSDMPGLDPEVMSHRLAIKPDAKPVAQRRRKMSQERADEVAKQTARLLEARFIKELEYLT, encoded by the exons ATGGGAGCCACTCCCTTCCAACCCTCAATCCTCAAGGTCCGGCTTCCGAAGAACTTCGACAAGCCGACGAACATGAGGTACGACGGGACTAAGGACCCTCAGGAGCACCTCACAGCTTTTGAAGAAAGAATGAACTTAGAAGGAGTAGGCGATGCGGTCAGATGCCGAGCATTCCCCGTAACGCTAGCCGGCCCAGCGATCcgatggttcaacgccctcccacaAGGATCCATCACAGCTTTTGCAGACATTTCCCAAAGCTTCCTGGCTTGGTTCACGACGCGCATAGCCAAGGCAAAACACCCAATCAACTTACTAGGGGTTACCCAAAAACCCGGGGAGCCGACCAGGAAGTTCCTAGACAGATTCAATGATGAGTGCTTGGAGATCGACGGCCTTACGAACTCAGTCGCTAGTCTCTGCCTAACGAACGGCCTGCTAAACGAGGACTTTAGGAAGCACCTCACTACTAAGCATGTCTGTTCCATGCAAGAAATTCAAAACGTGGCCAAGGAATACATCAATGATGAGGAAGTGAGTCAGGTTGTAGCAGCCAACAAACGGCAGCTCCCAAACCCTTCAGCTCGGCAGGCCCCCCAGTTCGACAGATACAAGGAAGCTCCCAGGGACGGCACCCTAGCCAAGCAACCCCCACGGGTAGGAAGGTTCACAAATTACACGTCACTTACGATGCCCATAGTAGAG GGATTTGGTCACAaaacccaagactgcttcgacctcAAAGATGCCTTAGAGCAGGCCATCAGAGAAGGAAAGCTGAGTGAATTCTCCCGGCTCATCAGAGAACTGAGGAGACAAGAACGAGAGCGCTCTGAGGAAGATCGTAGCCGAACTGTCAAGCCAAGGCAAGAATCCATAGGGGATTCCAATAACCCCCAAACCTTTGTGGTCAACATCGTGGTCGGGCGCGACAGCCCTCCTAAATCCAAATCGGCAGCAAAAAAGGATACCCGGGTACTTTCCATCTCGACAGAAGGTCCCGTCGCCAGCAAAAGATCTCCCACGATATCCTTTGGTTTGGAAGATAAATGGTTTCACGACCTCCCCGAGAACCCCCCCCCCATAGTGGTTACTGTGATGGTCGGGACAGGATTAGTCAGACGAATCTTCGTCGACACGGGAGCTGATTCTAACATCCTATTCAGAAACGTGTTCGACGCCATGGGGCTCAAGGAGTCTGACCTCAAGAATCACCAGCACGGAGTCATGGGACTAAGCGATAACTACATTAAACCTGACGGGACGATCTCTCTCCCAATCTGCCTGGGAACCGGTGACACCAGAAAATCGGTTATGGCAGACTTTGTAGTCCTCAGAGACTCCACAGCCTACAATATCATCCTAGGGAGAAAGACCATCAACAAATTCTCAGCTATAATATGCACTAAGTTCCTGACAATGAAGTTCATAACGGACAAGGGAACAGTTGGCTCCATAAGGGAAGACCTAGAAACGGCGATCGCTTGCGACAGCGCCAGTCTCTCCTTAAGGAAAGAATGTAAGAGGGCAGCTGGCATGTTCTTGGCAGACCTGGACGTCATGATGGAGGATAAGCCGAAACCAGAACCAGAGGGGGACATGGAAAAGTTTCAGATAGGAAAGTCGGCAGATCAGTTTACCTTTGTAAACAGGAACCTGCCCCATGAACTCAAGGGCCCCCTCATGGAGGTTGTAAGGGAAAACGGCGACCTCTTTGCGTGGACACCATCAGACATGCCGGGACTGGATCCCGAGGTCATGTCCCACCGACTAGCCATAAAACCTGACGCCAAACCAGTAGCCCAGCGGCGAAGAAAAATGTCTCAAGAAAGGGCCGATGAAGTTGCCAAACAAACAGCCAGGTTGCTAGAAGCAAGATTCATCAAAGAACTCGAGTATTTAACATGA